The region TAGGACGCGGCCCTTGCGGGGGCTGTTTCTTATACAACCATACACAAGGCTTCTTCGGAGGCCTTTTTTTCGTGCCATGAAAGCTGATGAGAGGAGGTGAGGGGCTTATGGCGCAGAGAGGAAGAAAACCAAAACCGACCGTTTTAAAGGAACTTGAAGGCAATCCGGGCAGACGGCCGCTGAACAAAAATGAACCCAAGCCTAATAAAAAAGCCCCGTGCTGCCCTTCTTGGCTTGAAGAGGAAGCAAAAAAAGAATGGAAACGCATGGGCAAGATTTTAGAGCAGATGGGGCTGCTGACGGAAATGGATATGGCGGCCTTCGCGGGATATTGCCAGGCGTATGCCCGCTGGAAGGAAGCCGAAGAATTCATCACCCAACATGGTACGATGATCCGAACCCCCAACGGCTATTTGCAACAAGTGCCACAGGTGTCCATCGCCCAGACAAACCTAAAAATCATGCTGAAATTCTGCGAACAGTTCGGCCTGACACCTTCGGCTCGGAGCAGAATTGCGGCGGGCGAAGGCTCTGTTGACCCTGCCGACGAAATGGAGCAACTGTTGGGAGGCGGTGAATGATGCCGTACCACTACACGCCTTCGCCCTTTATGCTTGCAACTTCCCATTATGAGAAGGCAAAGGCTGACCGGGCGGTAGCCTTCATTGAAAATCTCTGCCATACCAAAGGCAAGTGGGCGGGAAAAAAGTTTCTGCTATTGCCTTGGCAGGAGCAGATCGTCCGGGATCTTTTCGGCATTGTCGGCGAGAACGGCAAACGGCAGTTTCTTACTGCCTATATAGAAATACCGAAAAAACAGGGCAAGTCGGAACTCGCAGCCGCCATTGCCCTTTATCTTTTGTATGCCGACAACGAACCTAGCGCCGAAGTGTACGGAGCCGCTTGCGACAGGTCGCAGGCTTCCATTGTGTTCGACGTGGCCAAGCAGATGGTCCAGATGTCGTCGGCTTTGTTAAAACGGTCGAAGATTACAGCCGCCACTAAGCGTATTGTGAACTACTCCAATGCCGGGTTTTACCAAGTGCTTTCGGCGGAAACCGGGACCAAGCATGGTCTGAACGTGTCCGGTCTTGTTTTTGACGAAATTCACGCTCAGCCGGATCGCAGGCTGTATGACGTTCTGACCAAAGGCTCCGGCGATGCCCGCGAGCAGCCGCTGTTCTTTATCATCACCACCGCAGGCAATGACAAGAACAGCATCTGCTATGAATTGCACGCCAAAGCGCTGGACATCAAGGCAGGTCGCAGAAAAGACAACACTTTTTACCCTGTTGTATATGGACTGACTGAGCAGGACGATTGGAATGATGAAGACAACTGGTACAAGGCAAATCCGTCTCTCGGCCACACCATCACTATAGAGCGTGTCCGCGAAGCCTATAAAAACGCGCTGGAAAACCCCCCGGAAGAAAATGTGTTTAAACAGCTCCGATTAAATATCTGGACTTCGGCGACCGTGTGCTGGATTCCGGAGCATATCTACAGCCGGGGCGATCTTCCCCTCGACATGGATTCGCTCCATGGCAGAGAGTGCTACGGCGGGCTTGACCTTTCAAGCACCTCGGATATCACCGCGTTTGTCCTGGTGTTCCCGCCGCGCGCGGAGGGAGAGAAGTATGTCGTGCTTCCGTTTTTCTGGCTGCCGAAGGATACTTTGGATCTGCGGTGCCGCCGCGACCATGTGCTTTACGATGTGTGGGAATTGCAAGGCTATATTCAGACCACTGAAGGCAACGTCATTCACTACGGCTTTATTGAAAAGTTCATAGAGGAACTGGGCGAGAAATACCACATCAAAGAAATTGCCTATGACCGCTGGAACGCAACGCAGATGGTGCAAAACCTGGAGGATATGGGATTTACGGTTGTTCCCTTCGGACAGGGGTACAAGGATATGTCTCCGCCGTCCAAGGAACTCTATAAGCTGCTAATGGAGGGCAGCATCAATCACGGCGGAAACCCTGTTCTCAAGTGGATGGCGCAGAACGTGGTCATGCGCCAGGACCCTGCCGGAAATATCAAGCCGGACAAGGAAAAGTCTGTAGAAAAGATCGACGGAATTGTCGCCGCCATTATGGCGCTTGATCGCTCGATACGAAATAAAGGCGAGACAAGCGTTTACGACGGGAGAGGGATTTTATTTGTGTAGTTTTCAAATGAATGGAATCGTTGATTGCGGGGTATAATTGTGGTACAATTAAGCCATAAAAGGAGGTTGGTAATTATGCCGCAAATCATTCCGATCCGGGATTTGAAAAATACCAGTGAGATTTCTCAACGGTGCCATGCATCCAATGAGCCTATTTTTGTTACGAAGAACGGTTATGGAGATATGGTAATCATGAGCATGAAAATGTACGAAGAGAAGATGTCTATGCTCGATGTCTATAGTAAGCTTGCTGAAGCTGAAAAACAGCTGGCGGAAGGAAAAGTGCTTGACGGCGACGCTTCGTTAAAAAGCCTAAGAGAAAAATATAATGTATAAGCTGGTCATCACGGAACTTGCGCATCAGGACTTGGACAGTATCGTTTCGTACATCGCCGTACAACTGTCCAATCCCAAAGCAGCCGGAGATTTTATTGACGAAGTGACCGTTTGTTATGGCTTTCTAAAAAGCAACCCGATGATGTACGAACGATGCCAAGATAGGCGGTTGGGAGAAGAAGGATACCGGAAAGCGGTAATCAAGAATTACGTGCTTGTGTACAAAATCAATGAAGCGTCTAAAATTGTCAGCATTATGCGCTTTTTCTATGGCGCGCAGGATTATACAAAGTTAATATGATTTGCTATACGCTTTAAGGCATCTGTTACGGACAGGTGCTTTTTTCATGCCCGTTTTCAGGAGGTGACTCATGAAAATCCCTTTTATATCAAGATTTTTTCAAACAAGAGCCAGTCCGAAAAACAGCTTCTGGGGAAGCGCCTACAGCTTTTTCTTCGGCGCAAGCTCCAGCGGCAAGACGGTAAATGAGCGGACCGCGCTGCAAACCACAGCAGTCTATGCCTGCGTTAGAATTCTGGCGGAAACCATCGCATCTTTGCCTTTTCACACCTACAGATATACGTTAAACGGCAAAGAAAAAGCCATAGAGCATTCAATATACTACCTGCTCCACAGCGAGCCAAACCCGGAGATGACCTCATTCGTGTTTCGCGAAACACTGATGGGTCATCTTTTATTATGGGGCAACGCTTATGCCCAAATTATCCGCGATGGCAGGGGCAGAGTACTTGGCTTGTATCCTCTGCTCCCGAACAAAATGCTGGTCAACCGGACCGATCAGGGAATCCTGTACTACCAGTACGAAAAAGACGGTCAGACATATTTTCTTAGAAATTATGAAGTCCTGCACATTCCAGGTCTGGGTTTTGACGGCCTGATCGGCTATTCGCCGATTGCAATGGCCAAAAACGCCATCGGTATGGCCATTGCCACCGAAGAGTACGGCGCTAAGTTTTTTGCCAACGGGGCAAGTCCCGGCGGAGTCCTGGAGCATCCTGGCGTGGTCAAAGACCCGGCACGCATCCGGGAAAGCTGGAACGCCGTTTACCAGGGCAGCGACAACGCTCATCGGGTAGCCGTGCTGGAGGAAGGCATGAAGTTTCAAAGCATAGGCATACCTCCGGAGCAGGCGCAGTTTTTGGAGACGCGCAAATTTCAAATCAACGAGATAGCCCGCATTTTTCGTATACCACCCCACATGATAGGAGATTTAGAGAAATCCAGCTTCTCCAATATCGAGCAGCAGTCGTTGGAGTTTGTCATGTACACCCTGGACCCGTGGGTGGTGCGCTGGGAGCAAGCCATCCAGCGGGCTTTGTTCAGCGAAAGCGAGAAACGGCAATACTTCGCAAAGTTCAATGTGGATGGGCTGCTCCGGGGCGACTATCAGAGCCGGATGAACGGCTACGCTGTTGGCAGGCAAAATGGCTGGTTGTCTTCTAACGATATCCGTGAACTGGAAAATCTAAACCGGATACCGGAAGAGCTTGGCGGCGACTTGTATCTTATCAACGGCAACATGGCCAAGCTGGCTGACGCAGGGGTCTTCGCCAAAAATAACGCAAAGGGAATGGAGGGAAGCAAATGAGAAAGTTTTGGAACTGGGTAAAAAACGAGGATGGACGAACCTTGTATTTTGACGGCTATATTGCCCAGGACAGCTGGTTTGACGATGACATCACTCCGAAAAAATTCAAGGCTGAGCTTACAGCTTCCACTGGCGACATCTCGGTTTGGCTCAATTCTCCGGGCGGCGATGTCTTTGCGGCCAGCCAGATCTACACCATGCTCAAGGAGTATGATGGCAAGGTTACGGTCAAGATTGACGGAATCGCAGCCAGCGCCGCATCAGTGATTGCCATGGCCGGCGATGAAATTGTGATGTCGCCGGTGGCCATGATGATGATCCACAATCCGGCAACTGTAATCTTCGGTGAAGCATCGGATCTGCAAAGCGGCATCAAGATGCTGAGCGAGGTTAAGGAAAGCATCATCAACGCCTATGAACAGCGGACGGGCCAGCCCCGCAGCAAAATATCAAGCATGATGGACGCGGAAACCTGGTTCAGCGCGCAAAAGGCGGTGGAACTAGGCTTTGCCGATAAAATCCTCTACGCGCCTGAAACACAGGAGGCGGCAGAGGGTTTTATTTTTGATCGCTTAACCGTCACCAACGCTTTTTTGCGAAAGTTTCCCAGGGAAAAAGAGAAGCCGACGGATGTCTTGGCGGGGACACCTCATAAAGAACTGCTGACAAGACTTGAACTCTTGAAATAACAAAACGGGAGGAACTGGATATGAATAAAATACTGGAACTGCGCGAGAAGCGCGCCAAGCTTTGGGACAGCACCAAAGCTTTTTTAGATTCCCGGCGGAATGAAAACGGCCTGCTGTCGGCCGAAGATACGGCCACCTATGAAAAAATGGAAACTGATGTGGTGAACTTGGGCAAAGAAATCGACCGGCTGGAACGCCAAGCGGTTCTGGATCTCGAACTGTCTAAGCCGACCACAACCGCCATTACCAATAGGCCCAGCCAGCACCAGGAGGCTGAAAAAACAGGCCGGGCTTCGAGCGATTACAAAGCGGCCTTCTGGAAGGCGATGAAGAACAAAAACAGCTTTGATGTGCAAAATGCCCTGCAGGTTGGTACTGACAGCGAAGGCGGCTACCTGGTGCCCGATGAATTTGAGCGAACCCTCATTCAAGCTTTGCAGGAAGAAAATCTTTTTCGTCAGCTAGCCACGGTAATTAGCACCTCCTTCGGAGATAAAAAAATACCGGTGGTTGCATCCAAAGGCACTGCCTCGTGGGTTGAGGAAGAAGGGGTTATTCCTGAAGCTGACGATGCTTTCGGCCAGGTTTCTCTCGGCGCCCATAAACTGGCTACCATGATTAAGATTTCGGAAGAACTGCTAAACGACAGCGTGTTCAACCTGGACCAGTATATCGCCAAGGAATTTGCCCGGCGTATTGGGGACAAGGAAGAAGAAGCCTTCTTTATTGGCGATGGCAGCGGCAAACCAACCGGCATTTTCAATGCCACCGGCGGCGCCGGGGTAGGGGTTACGGCCGCCAGCGCGACGGCTATTACCTTCGATGAAATCATGGACTTACTCTACTCCTTAAAGTCGCCGTATCGGAAAAATGCCGTTTTTGTAACCAATGATGCCACAGTCAAGGCTATTCGAAAGCTAAAGGATGGTAACGGCCAGTATTTGTGGCAACCGTCCGTTACGGCAGGAGAACCAGACACACTTTTAAACAAGCCGGTAAAAACTTCCGCCTATGTACCATCTCTTGTCGCAGCCGCAAAAGTAATTGCTTTTGGCGACTTTAGCTACTACTGGGTAGCGGATCGTCAAGGGCGGGCGTTCCAGCGGCTTAATGAACTATTTGCCGCTACAGGGCAAGTCGGTTTTAAAGCCACCCAGCGTGTTGACGGCAAGCTGATTCTCGCAGAAGCCATTAAAGTGCTGCAAATGAAGGCGTAACGAGGTGACGTGATATGACAGTTAAAAACTATGCAGAGCAAGGCGGCGACAAATGGGTGGTGAACGGTACCCTCGAAATTACCACAGAGGGTGAAGTGCTCCTAGATGGGGTTCCACTAACGAGGGCCGTGAATCAAGCGGAAAGCTCGGCAACAACCATTGCCGAGCTGAAAGCGGACTTCAACGCGCTGCTAGCCAAGCTGAGAGCCGCCGGCCTAATGGATCAAAGCCATGGCTGAGCCGATAACACTGACGGAAGTAAAAGAATACCTGAGAATTGACAGCGAGGAGGAAGATACCCTTCTCGCTGGTCTCATATTGGCGGCGAAAGAGCACTGCGAGGCTTATCTGCAGGCTGCTTTGCCGAGCGAGGTACCCACCCCAGTCAAACAGGCCTTGCTCATTTTGACAGGGCATTTTTATGAACAGCGCGCGGGCGAGGATATTCCCAAGGTGGTGTATGTGTTGCTGTCGCCGTATCGCGCGCACCTTTGGTAGGTGATGGAATGAACCCAGGAGAACTGAACTGCCGCATTACGCTTCAGCGCGAAACCAAAGCGCCTGACGGGCAGGGCGGATACGCGACTGTTTATGTACTCCGCGCCAAGCTTTGGGCGAAAGTAGTGGCCGTAACCGCTAAAACAACAGATCAGTATGAACAAATGACGCCGGAGCTATTGCACCGCATCACCATCCGCTATCGCCGCGATGTGGCGGTTACGGACCGGATTCAATACGGCAGCAGGGTGTTTGAGCAAATTGGACCGCCCGTTGATGTGGAAGAAAAGCATGCCTATTTAAGGTTGGAATGCCGGGAGGTGGTGGCCGATGCGGCCGACGATTAGAGTGACAGGGATTGATCGATGCGTTTCCTTCGGCGATCTCATTTCCACCAATGTCAGTCAGGTCATTGAAAAGGAAACAGAGCTAGGTGCCAAAGCAGTGCGAAAGCGGGAACGGGAGATGGCTCCGGTCAAAAGCGGCCTGTTGCGCAAAAGTATCGTGAACCGCAAGGGAAAATACGGCGTCTCCCGCATGGTCAGGGCCAAAGCGCCGCATGCGCCGCTGCAGGAATACGGCACGAAACGGGGCGTGAAGGGCAAACATTTTGCCGAGCGGGCGCGCCGTGAGCTGCTGCCGGGCATTCAGGAGAAGCTCCGGACAGCGGTGCGAAATGAGGTGCGACGATGAAGCGTTCACCGGTGTCGCCGCTTAACAAGGCGCTGTATGAGCGGCTCAAAAACAAAGTGACTGCTCCGGTGTATGATTATGTCCCTAA is a window of Selenomonadales bacterium 4137-cl DNA encoding:
- a CDS encoding phage terminase small subunit P27 family, with the protein product MAQRGRKPKPTVLKELEGNPGRRPLNKNEPKPNKKAPCCPSWLEEEAKKEWKRMGKILEQMGLLTEMDMAAFAGYCQAYARWKEAEEFITQHGTMIRTPNGYLQQVPQVSIAQTNLKIMLKFCEQFGLTPSARSRIAAGEGSVDPADEMEQLLGGGE
- a CDS encoding terminase large subunit, translated to MPYHYTPSPFMLATSHYEKAKADRAVAFIENLCHTKGKWAGKKFLLLPWQEQIVRDLFGIVGENGKRQFLTAYIEIPKKQGKSELAAAIALYLLYADNEPSAEVYGAACDRSQASIVFDVAKQMVQMSSALLKRSKITAATKRIVNYSNAGFYQVLSAETGTKHGLNVSGLVFDEIHAQPDRRLYDVLTKGSGDAREQPLFFIITTAGNDKNSICYELHAKALDIKAGRRKDNTFYPVVYGLTEQDDWNDEDNWYKANPSLGHTITIERVREAYKNALENPPEENVFKQLRLNIWTSATVCWIPEHIYSRGDLPLDMDSLHGRECYGGLDLSSTSDITAFVLVFPPRAEGEKYVVLPFFWLPKDTLDLRCRRDHVLYDVWELQGYIQTTEGNVIHYGFIEKFIEELGEKYHIKEIAYDRWNATQMVQNLEDMGFTVVPFGQGYKDMSPPSKELYKLLMEGSINHGGNPVLKWMAQNVVMRQDPAGNIKPDKEKSVEKIDGIVAAIMALDRSIRNKGETSVYDGRGILFV
- a CDS encoding type II toxin-antitoxin system Phd/YefM family antitoxin, translated to MPQIIPIRDLKNTSEISQRCHASNEPIFVTKNGYGDMVIMSMKMYEEKMSMLDVYSKLAEAEKQLAEGKVLDGDASLKSLREKYNV
- a CDS encoding type II toxin-antitoxin system RelE/ParE family toxin, with the translated sequence MYKLVITELAHQDLDSIVSYIAVQLSNPKAAGDFIDEVTVCYGFLKSNPMMYERCQDRRLGEEGYRKAVIKNYVLVYKINEASKIVSIMRFFYGAQDYTKLI
- a CDS encoding phage portal protein, whose product is MKIPFISRFFQTRASPKNSFWGSAYSFFFGASSSGKTVNERTALQTTAVYACVRILAETIASLPFHTYRYTLNGKEKAIEHSIYYLLHSEPNPEMTSFVFRETLMGHLLLWGNAYAQIIRDGRGRVLGLYPLLPNKMLVNRTDQGILYYQYEKDGQTYFLRNYEVLHIPGLGFDGLIGYSPIAMAKNAIGMAIATEEYGAKFFANGASPGGVLEHPGVVKDPARIRESWNAVYQGSDNAHRVAVLEEGMKFQSIGIPPEQAQFLETRKFQINEIARIFRIPPHMIGDLEKSSFSNIEQQSLEFVMYTLDPWVVRWEQAIQRALFSESEKRQYFAKFNVDGLLRGDYQSRMNGYAVGRQNGWLSSNDIRELENLNRIPEELGGDLYLINGNMAKLADAGVFAKNNAKGMEGSK
- a CDS encoding Clp protease ClpP, yielding MRKFWNWVKNEDGRTLYFDGYIAQDSWFDDDITPKKFKAELTASTGDISVWLNSPGGDVFAASQIYTMLKEYDGKVTVKIDGIAASAASVIAMAGDEIVMSPVAMMMIHNPATVIFGEASDLQSGIKMLSEVKESIINAYEQRTGQPRSKISSMMDAETWFSAQKAVELGFADKILYAPETQEAAEGFIFDRLTVTNAFLRKFPREKEKPTDVLAGTPHKELLTRLELLK
- a CDS encoding phage major capsid protein; this encodes MNKILELREKRAKLWDSTKAFLDSRRNENGLLSAEDTATYEKMETDVVNLGKEIDRLERQAVLDLELSKPTTTAITNRPSQHQEAEKTGRASSDYKAAFWKAMKNKNSFDVQNALQVGTDSEGGYLVPDEFERTLIQALQEENLFRQLATVISTSFGDKKIPVVASKGTASWVEEEGVIPEADDAFGQVSLGAHKLATMIKISEELLNDSVFNLDQYIAKEFARRIGDKEEEAFFIGDGSGKPTGIFNATGGAGVGVTAASATAITFDEIMDLLYSLKSPYRKNAVFVTNDATVKAIRKLKDGNGQYLWQPSVTAGEPDTLLNKPVKTSAYVPSLVAAAKVIAFGDFSYYWVADRQGRAFQRLNELFAATGQVGFKATQRVDGKLILAEAIKVLQMKA
- a CDS encoding Head fiber protein, coding for MTVKNYAEQGGDKWVVNGTLEITTEGEVLLDGVPLTRAVNQAESSATTIAELKADFNALLAKLRAAGLMDQSHG
- a CDS encoding head-tail connector protein, which codes for MAEPITLTEVKEYLRIDSEEEDTLLAGLILAAKEHCEAYLQAALPSEVPTPVKQALLILTGHFYEQRAGEDIPKVVYVLLSPYRAHLW
- a CDS encoding phage head closure protein translates to MNPGELNCRITLQRETKAPDGQGGYATVYVLRAKLWAKVVAVTAKTTDQYEQMTPELLHRITIRYRRDVAVTDRIQYGSRVFEQIGPPVDVEEKHAYLRLECREVVADAADD
- a CDS encoding HK97 gp10 family phage protein, with translation MRPTIRVTGIDRCVSFGDLISTNVSQVIEKETELGAKAVRKREREMAPVKSGLLRKSIVNRKGKYGVSRMVRAKAPHAPLQEYGTKRGVKGKHFAERARRELLPGIQEKLRTAVRNEVRR